The following nucleotide sequence is from Chthonomonas sp..
TGCGTCGCCGACGTCGCGCCTGAGACTGGGTCGCTCTTTCTGGATCGCCGAGGCGACGCGACGCGGACCGCCTCGGTTTTCTTCAGCTCTTGACGGTAGAACTTGACACAGGGGTGAGATACTCATTGAAAATTTCTCTGCCGAATCATCAATGATGAGTTAAACTGAATGACATGGAGATGAGGCAGCTTTCCGTTTTTGTCGTTCTCGGGTCTTTGACTACCGTTTCTATGGCGAGCTACGAGCTTGCGATGTTCACGAACGGATCCCTTGGGATCAGCCGATATGATCCGGTGAATCGGGTATCGCTTGGTACCTTTGGTACCAATTCTTTGGGGCAGTACTCAGGCCCTGTGATAGGCACCGACCCGCTTCGTCCAGGTCGGCTGTCCGTTTTCAATGGAGACGGTGCGGTACGCATCTTTAACTACAGCACGGGCATCTTGACGGGTCAATTCGGCACGGTGGATACCACGTACTATGGAAATGGTCCCCTGCGTTTCACTGCGATGACCAATGGCAACTACGCGATCACGGGGTACAGCGGAGCGTCTCCTGCCCAAAAGACTAGAATCTTGACGACCGGTGGTAGCCTGATCAGCACACTGAGCCCGTTCGGTTCATTGTACTTTCCCCTCTCCACGGCTCAGGGCACGGACAATCGCATCTACCAACTGGTTCGCTACGATCTTTCAGGAGGCAACTACGCTTACTACAGCTTTGTCTTTGATGCCGTTGGAAGCTATCAAGGGTACAACGATCTGGGAACCGTTGCCGATGCAAATGCCTACGGAAACGTCGTCGCGGCGAATGGCCGGGTGTACTACTCCTCCGGAGCGGGAACTAGTAGTCTTAACTTCAAGTGGCATCCAAATGGTGCTTCCCAAACTGTCTCCGGTTTGAGCGGATATAACTACTTCATTACGAACGGTTGGACCAATATGGTGGTGGGTCACAACGGAAACCTCCACCTTATCCAGTCCAGCTACAACGGCACCAACTATACTAATCGCTGGTACACCTATGATGCTGGAACCAACTATATGAGTGTAAATCACCAGATGGCTTCGACGGAGTACATCGGATCGCTTGCGATGGTGATAGCTCCAGAACCTGCGACCTGGGGAGCCCTGGCCCTCGGCTCGCTTGTCCTCATCCGTCGCCGCAAAAAAGGGTGAGATAGATAGTGCCGTTGATATTAGGGGAGGTGCCTTGCAACAGGTGCCTCTCTTGCTGCAAGGACCGTGTCTCGGACCCGCGGGCAGGGAAGTGAGCCTCGTACGGCCCCTTGAAGAATTGGCCGGACTTTGCCCATAATAAGGTTCGAAAACCGCCGATGTAGCTCAGTGGTAGAGCAGCTGTTTCGTAAACAGCAGGTCACCGGTTCGAATCCGGTCATCGGCTCCAGCCCATTCTTGCACCGCATTCTTCGCTTGCTGAAGAGGGCGGTGTTGTTTGTGTTCGGTGCCGCTGCAGGGAACTCGGTGAGTCTCTGCGCATTCCTGTAAAGTAGAATCAGGGAAGGAGCAATCTATGATCACCACACTACTCGCAAGTTCTGCCATCCTCTTGGGCGGAGTTACCGTCAAGCCGACCACTTGTCCTGTGATGGGCCATGGCGATGCCAACGCTTCCGTGTCCACTGTGGACTTCCGCAGCACCCGGTATTCGTTCTGCTGCAACGGTTGCCCGACCGCTTTCGCCGCGAACCCTGACAAGTATCTGAAGAACCCGGAGCTGAAGGGCAAGACCATCGGGACCTTCCTTTTCGACCCGGTAAGCCGCACTGCAATCACCGCCGGCACGGCCTCGGCTTCGATGGAGTACCAGGGCGTTCGCTATCTCTTTGGAAACGCCGCGAACCTGGCGAAGTTCAAGAAGAGTCCGGCGACCTACACCGCGATGCCCGCAAAGGAAGTTCTGCAGTGCCCGGTCGCCAATGAGAAGCTCAATGGCTATGCTGGCGCCTACGCGTACCAGGATGTGAAGGGCGTTCGCTACTTCATCTGCTGCCCCGGCTGCGTGCCGAAGTTCCAGAAGGAGCCGGCCAAGTACACGGCTGGCGTGGCGAAGCTGATCTCCGCGGCGAAGCCGTTCACGCTCAAGGCGGGCGAAGTTCCTGCTTCTGAGTGCGTCGAGAAGTAACTCAACCTCTCTGAACCGACGACGGCCCCGAAGGAATCCCCTCGGGGCCGTCTTGTTTAGATCGGTTAGGCGATGCTTGGACGCGCCGCGCGCGCGATGAGTTGTCGCGCTTCGCTCTCATAATCCATGAGCGATTGAGCGAGGGTGAGTTGCACAGCCGCGCGGGTGAGGTTGAGAATGCGCTTGCCCTCGGGGACGCGGAAGTACGTGTCGCCGCGCAAATAGTCGGTCAAGAATCGCGCGCCAAGCTCAAGCGTGATCGAGATCACCGCGTCAACCATCAAATCAACTTCTGCTTGGGAGATGAGGGAGCTGGCGCTCAAGAAACCCTTGGCCACGTTTTCGTAAGTGTCGCGGCAGACCTCGACCTTGCTGAGGTCGGACTCGCACTCGCCCGCGTGGTTGACCATGGACCGAACCATGTCCCCCCAGTCCGACAGCCATGTGCCGGGGACGATCGTGTCCAGATCGATCAGAGACTTGACCCGAAGCGTGTCCTTGCAGAAAAGGAAGTTCTCGATCTTCGTGTCGCCGTGAATCATCATGCGGCGGACGTTGCCCTGCTCCAAGTTGTGGAACAGCGTCATCGCGCGGCCTCGATGGGCATTGAGAAACTCGATCCACGGGGTCGCCATTTCGCGCCTAGCGGCTGCCTCTTCTGGCGAAAGGTGGATCATGTAGTGAAGACCCGTTGCTTCGCGCAGCTCCTCGCTCTCGGGGAGGTAGCTCATCGCTTGGTCAGGGCTGCGAACACCTTGCAAAACCGCATCGAGCTGAGCGAAATAGATATCGGTGTGCCGGTACCCGGGCAGAGGGCTCGCGAGCTCGGTCGGCATGGCCGAACTCAGGTCCCCGTGCAGCGCGAGGCCACGCCCCACCTCAAAAGCCACCTTAGTTCGCTGGTCTTCGGCGACTTCGCCCAGGCTCTTGAACGAAACGACGTCCTGGATCCGGTGCATGAGCCGCCAGACGGACCAGCCGTGCTCATCGCTAATGTCCAGATAAGAGCCACCTTGTCGATTCGGGACAAGGGTAATCGGTTCCCAGAACTCGGGTCGGTCGTTGAGTGCGCCGCGTTGCGCGGCGATACACGCCAGCATGGAGTCCATGACTCGGTACGGCCGAGTGAAGACGCTGCTGTTGACCTTCTGAAGCAGGAACTCTGAGCCGGTCCCATCTTTCACCCAATAGGTGTGAAGGTTAATATTGCCTTTCTGAGGGAAGTCGTCGAGATGGATCGGTAGTTCCACCTGGAATTGGGACACGATGTACGCCATGTCGTCCGGGGAATAGCTAAGGGTCCCGCCGTTGAGTGCCCGCGGCCGCGGGGGCGCATCGTGAATGAACGTTAAGGCCATATGAACCTAAGTTCAGAAAGTATACGCCATGGGGACACCGGGAAGAAGCGTATTGAAACCGGGTTTCGATTCTTCATGGGTAACCTCGCCCGCATGGAGCTTGTCGTCCGCGAAGGGCAGGGTGCTCAGTTGTCGATCAAATCGTATGCGTGGCAGCCTACGGAAACTTGGCGTCCAGACACTCAGGTGCTGCTTGCGCATTCGCCAGTGGGTGTGTTGGTTGCATTTGAAGTCCACGATCAGTTCTTGCTTGGACGGTATCAAGGGTACGACGATCCGGTCTATCAGGACAGCTGCGTCGAGTTCTTCTTCAACCCACTGCCTGGTCGATTGGAGGGGTATTACAACATCGAAGTTAACGTGTCTGGCGGGGTCAAGTTCAACTACCAGCGCAGCCGTGGTGTTGATCGCCGCACGATGCCGGAGGGGCTGCTACGAGACTTGCGGGTGGACCCGGGAGTGATCATCGACCCCGAGCACGGAGAACCTATGGTGTGGCGGGTGAGCTACGTCGTGCCGTGGGAGGCAGTGAGCTCGGAGGACAGCCGCGATTGGCGGGCGAACTTCTACAAGTGCTGTGAGGACAATTCGCATCCGCACTTCGGGAGTTGGTCACCTATCGAAACGGAATCGCCGGACTTCCATCGACCCGAGTTCTTCGGCACGCTCCGATTCGAGTGACTTACGATGAAAGCAGCGGACTAATTCGTGTCGCTGGCGCTCGCTTTCGCGCTCCCTTCGGCTTGGGGAGCTTCGCCCCTGGCTCACGGCGGAAATCGGCCTCCTGGCATGCGGGGCTGCATGACGCATTGCATTCGCGTTCGCACGCCTCGCAACAGGCAAACAGCCGATTGCACTCGACGTTGAGGCAGTTCACGTATCGCTCACAGGGCTGGTTGCAATGGACGCAGTGGGTCAGCGGCTGGGCGTTTTCGGTGCGGTTGATCGGCACGGCGATACGGTCGTCGAACACATAGCACTGGCCGACGAATCCCTTGCCCTGAACTTCGGGGTCTTGGCCGTACGTGACAATTCCGCCTTGAAGCTGCCAGACGTTCGTGAATCCTTCCATTCGCATCCAGGCCACCAGCTTCTCGCAACGGATTCCTCCGGTGCAGTACGTCAAGATCTGAGCGTCCTTGGACTCGGCTAAGTGGCTCCGGATCCAGGCGGGGAAGTCGCGGAAGTTCTCGACCGGCGGGCACAGGGCCCCTTCAAAATGGCCGATATCGGACTCGTAATCGTTCCTACCGTCAATTACGATCGTGCCAGCTTCATGCAGTCTGCGCTCAAATTCGACGGGAGACAGGTGGTTGCCGAACGCATCGGCGGGTGGCTGCTCACCGAGCGAGATGATCTCGGGGCGAACTCGGACGAAGAGCTTCTTGAACCGGTGTTCGACGTCGGCGTCCTCTTTGAACACCATGGTCTCGAACCCAGCCTGCGCCCATAGCTCGGCCTTATAGGCATCGCACGCTTCGGCGGTCCCGGAGCACGTACCGTTGATCCCTTCACTGGCGACGATGATACGCCCGCGCAAGCCTAGGGATTGGCACAGATTGAAATGCTCATCGCGAAACCGCTCGACATCGTCGATCGGCGCAAAGTGATAGTACAGCAGGACGCGATAGTCACCCATTCGATCCTATTATGAAAGAAGTTCAAAGCACGTACGGCCCACCCTGACGGATGAGCCGTACTGCGCGTCGTGACGATGCGGAGTTACTTCTGCTGGCTTGCGCCACCGGGAGTCCCGGAGTAGTCGCCTTCGTTCACGCTCTGACCGGCCTTCGAGTCCCCTTTGCTGCAACCAGCGAGGGAGACCGCGAGGGCCATCGCGAGGATCCAAAGAGCAAGAGTCTTGTTCTTCATTAGAATCCTTGTGCTTGACTGTCGTAGCCCGTCGGACACGTGGTCGTCGTCGTTGCTTCGGGCTTGGTCTTCGCAGCGGGAAAAGCGGCCATGTAGAGGCCGTT
It contains:
- a CDS encoding PEP-CTERM sorting domain-containing protein, producing the protein MRQLSVFVVLGSLTTVSMASYELAMFTNGSLGISRYDPVNRVSLGTFGTNSLGQYSGPVIGTDPLRPGRLSVFNGDGAVRIFNYSTGILTGQFGTVDTTYYGNGPLRFTAMTNGNYAITGYSGASPAQKTRILTTGGSLISTLSPFGSLYFPLSTAQGTDNRIYQLVRYDLSGGNYAYYSFVFDAVGSYQGYNDLGTVADANAYGNVVAANGRVYYSSGAGTSSLNFKWHPNGASQTVSGLSGYNYFITNGWTNMVVGHNGNLHLIQSSYNGTNYTNRWYTYDAGTNYMSVNHQMASTEYIGSLAMVIAPEPATWGALALGSLVLIRRRKKG
- a CDS encoding phosphotransferase, producing the protein MALTFIHDAPPRPRALNGGTLSYSPDDMAYIVSQFQVELPIHLDDFPQKGNINLHTYWVKDGTGSEFLLQKVNSSVFTRPYRVMDSMLACIAAQRGALNDRPEFWEPITLVPNRQGGSYLDISDEHGWSVWRLMHRIQDVVSFKSLGEVAEDQRTKVAFEVGRGLALHGDLSSAMPTELASPLPGYRHTDIYFAQLDAVLQGVRSPDQAMSYLPESEELREATGLHYMIHLSPEEAAARREMATPWIEFLNAHRGRAMTLFHNLEQGNVRRMMIHGDTKIENFLFCKDTLRVKSLIDLDTIVPGTWLSDWGDMVRSMVNHAGECESDLSKVEVCRDTYENVAKGFLSASSLISQAEVDLMVDAVISITLELGARFLTDYLRGDTYFRVPEGKRILNLTRAAVQLTLAQSLMDYESEARQLIARAARPSIA
- a CDS encoding rhodanese-related sulfurtransferase, producing MGDYRVLLYYHFAPIDDVERFRDEHFNLCQSLGLRGRIIVASEGINGTCSGTAEACDAYKAELWAQAGFETMVFKEDADVEHRFKKLFVRVRPEIISLGEQPPADAFGNHLSPVEFERRLHEAGTIVIDGRNDYESDIGHFEGALCPPVENFRDFPAWIRSHLAESKDAQILTYCTGGIRCEKLVAWMRMEGFTNVWQLQGGIVTYGQDPEVQGKGFVGQCYVFDDRIAVPINRTENAQPLTHCVHCNQPCERYVNCLNVECNRLFACCEACERECNASCSPACQEADFRREPGAKLPKPKGARKRAPATRISPLLSS